A window from Gasterosteus aculeatus chromosome 14, fGasAcu3.hap1.1, whole genome shotgun sequence encodes these proteins:
- the LOC120813874 gene encoding uncharacterized protein LOC120813874 isoform X1, producing MFQFSSLKTSNLREEMICRILVIFILTSCVCGSFVVNVTQSWYHAEENHNISLEWMFPTSTDHSPNSLYIGCEMLNPDRPSVLFHLYEGVEVPELQDGRFAGRVQWDKDVLREGRLRFHISRLQTNDSGLYWCEVDTSYGKNYKQCHLNVTAVKDRPEHETTSDTSLRGDHRGRIGLCALGPAAAALLASLFCLCIAKKDSSKCLNRKSNVESVDVDLNRV from the exons gGAGGAGATGATCTGCAGGATCCTGGTGATCTTCATCCTGACCTCCTGTGTCTGTG ggtcatttgtagtgaatgtgacacagagctggtatcatgcagaggagaaccacaacatctcaCTGGAATGGATGTTCCCCACTAGCACGGACCACTCCCCCAACTCCCTGTATATCGGCTGTGAGATGTTAAATCCTGATAGACCTTCAGTCCTGTTTCATCTATATGAAGGTGTCGAAGTTCCAGAGTTGCAGGAtggacgctttgcaggacgagtccagtgggacaaagacgtcctcagagaaggacgactcaggtttcacatctccagactccagactAATGACTCGGGGCTGTATTGGTGTGAAGTGGACACAAGTTATGGGAAGAACTATAAGCAATGTCACCTCAATGTCACTG cagtgaaggatCGGCCCGAACATGAGACAACGAGTGATACGAGTCTGAGAGGAGATCATCGAGGAAGGATCGGTCTCTGTGCACtgggaccagcagcagcagctctactTGCTTCCTTATTTTGTCTCTGCATCGCAAAAAAAGATTCCTCCAAGTGTTTGAACAGAAAGAGTAATGTAGAATCCGTTGATGTAGATTTGAACAGAGTATAA
- the LOC120813874 gene encoding uncharacterized protein LOC120813874 isoform X2, with the protein MFQFSSLKTSNLREEMICRILVIFILTSCVCGSFVVNVTQSWYHAEENHNISLEWMFPTSTDHSPNSLYIGCEMLNPDRPSVLFHLYEGVEVPELQDGRFAGRVQWDKDVLREGRLRFHISRLQTNDSGLYWCEVDTSYGKNYKQCHLNVTAVKDRPEPETTSDTSLRGDHRGRIGLFCALGPAALLASFFCLCIAKKCLNRKSQRSSD; encoded by the exons gGAGGAGATGATCTGCAGGATCCTGGTGATCTTCATCCTGACCTCCTGTGTCTGTG ggtcatttgtagtgaatgtgacacagagctggtatcatgcagaggagaaccacaacatctcaCTGGAATGGATGTTCCCCACTAGCACGGACCACTCCCCCAACTCCCTGTATATCGGCTGTGAGATGTTAAATCCTGATAGACCTTCAGTCCTGTTTCATCTATATGAAGGTGTCGAAGTTCCAGAGTTGCAGGAtggacgctttgcaggacgagtccagtgggacaaagacgtcctcagagaaggacgactcaggtttcacatctccagactccagactAATGACTCGGGGCTGTATTGGTGTGAAGTGGACACAAGTTATGGGAAGAACTATAAGCAATGTCACCTCAATGTCACTG cagtgaaggatCGGCCGGAACCTGAGACAACGAGTGATACGAGTCTGAGAGGAGATCATCGAGGAAGGATCGGCCTCTTCTGTGCGCTGGGACCAGCAGCTCTacttgcttcctttttttgtctctgcatCGCAAAAAAGTGTTTGAACAGAAAGAGTCAGAGGAGTTCTGACTGA